Proteins encoded together in one Capricornis sumatraensis isolate serow.1 chromosome 3, serow.2, whole genome shotgun sequence window:
- the LOC138076345 gene encoding small cysteine and glycine repeat-containing protein 7-like, whose amino-acid sequence MGCCGCGSCGGCGGGCGGGCSGGCGSGRSSCNSCRCYRVGCCTSCCPCCSGCCGGCCSVPVVCCHRRTCSYTCGCGGGKGCCQQKSCCQKQCCH is encoded by the coding sequence ATGGGCTGCTGTGGTTGTGGAAGTTGTGGTGGCTGCGGTGGTGGCTGCGGCGGGGGCTGCAGCGGTGGCTGTGGCAGTGGCCGCAGCAGCTGCAACAGCTGCAGATGCTACCGGGTTGGTTGCTgcaccagctgctgcccctgtTGCAGCGGCTGCTGTGGGGGCTGCTGCAGCGTCCCCGTGGTCTGCTGCCACCGCCGCACCTGCAGCTACACCTGTGGCTGCGGCGGTGGGAAGGGCTGTTGCCAGCAGAAGAGCTGCTGCCAGAAGCAATGCTGCCACTGA